One part of the Eptesicus fuscus isolate TK198812 chromosome 20, DD_ASM_mEF_20220401, whole genome shotgun sequence genome encodes these proteins:
- the LIAT1 gene encoding protein LIAT1: MKSQAETRTRTPSPRAAPRLKLPDCARARAVWRSPWRRVALVKHSAPGAAGWAAAGLELTHALLAAPPGRMDGLRGARASRYGEEDEDEEEELEGGPGGTKESRLPPISSYAPEPKRKGKKKKKKRKTEGSGKGDDKHQSRSLRNQQLSSSFHEVLSPGKDHGPRPEHRQDKEPSKLVPSFSSSVSLPNFAKLEEKLSNSVNESLRWDGILADPEAEKERIRIYKLNRRKRYRILALKGIHADPCAEEKAENPACLSDHHREDSTHSRQLALKAAGPDDYLEGSLTPRLPHRDLATALPE; the protein is encoded by the exons ATGAA GTCGCAGGCGGAAACGCGCACGCGCACACCTAGTCCGCGGGCGGCCCCGAGGCTGAAGCTCCCCGactgcgcacgcgcgcgcgctgTGTGGCGGTCGCCATGGAGACGCGTGGCCCTGGTCAAGCACTCGGCGCCCGGAGCCGCGGGCTGGGCTGCAGCGGGTCTTGAGCTGACCCACGCGCTGTTGGCGGCCCCGCCGGGGCGGATGGACGGCCTCCGTGGGGCCAGGGCGTCGCGGTATGGCgaggaggatgaggatgaggaagaggagctAGAGGGCGGCCCTGGGGGCACCAAGGAGTCCAGACTGCCTCCCATCTCCAGCTACGCCCCAGAGCCCAAacggaaggggaagaagaagaagaagaagagaaagactgAGGGATCAGGCAAGGGGGACG ATAAACACCAGAGTCGAAGCCTGAGGAATCAGCAGCTGTCTTCATCTTTTCACGAGGTCTTGAGTCCCGGCAAAGATCATGGCCCGAGACCAGAGCACAGGCAGGACAAGGAGCCCAGCAAGCTCgtcccttctttctcctcctctgtcaGTCTCCCCAACTTTGCCAAATTAGAAGAGAAACTTTCGAACAGTGTCAACGAGAGCCTGCGTTGGGATGGCATTCTCGCCGACCCGGAGGCAGAAAAGGAACGGATTCGCATCTATAAACTGAACCGGAGGAAGCGGTACCGGATTTTGGCCCTCAAGGGCATCCACGCCGACCCCTGTGCCGAGGAGAAAGCTGAGAACCCCGCCTGTCTCTCCGATCACCACCGAGAGGACAGCACCCACAGCAGGCAGCTCGCACTGAAAGCCGCCGGCCCCGATGACTACTTGGAGGGCAGCCTGACTCCAAGGCTCCCACACCGTGACTTAGCCACTGCTCTGCCCGAGTGA